From Brevibacterium ihuae, the proteins below share one genomic window:
- a CDS encoding DUF3145 domain-containing protein, with amino-acid sequence MTQGVLFVHSAPRALCPHIEWAAGGAIGAQAKFDWSPQPAAPGMFRAEICWKAPGGSGARIASALRGWDGVRYEVTEEPSAGIDGGRWSHTPSLGIYHATTDAFGNIVVPEDIIRSVLVRAAEHGEDIAGAMEKALGQAWDDELEPFRHAGEGAPVRWLTKVG; translated from the coding sequence ATGACGCAGGGCGTACTCTTCGTCCACTCGGCACCTCGCGCGCTGTGCCCCCACATCGAGTGGGCAGCGGGCGGGGCGATCGGCGCGCAGGCGAAGTTCGACTGGTCGCCCCAGCCGGCCGCCCCCGGGATGTTCCGGGCGGAGATCTGCTGGAAGGCGCCCGGCGGCTCCGGCGCGCGCATCGCCTCGGCCCTGCGCGGCTGGGACGGCGTGCGCTACGAGGTCACCGAGGAGCCCTCGGCCGGGATCGACGGCGGCCGCTGGAGCCACACCCCCTCGCTCGGCATCTACCACGCCACCACCGACGCGTTCGGCAACATCGTCGTGCCCGAGGACATCATCCGCTCGGTGCTCGTCCGTGCGGCCGAGCACGGCGAGGACATCGCCGGTGCGATGGAGAAGGCGCTCGGTCAGGCCTGGGACGACGAGCTCGAGCCCTTCCGCCACGCCGGTGAGGGCGCCCCTGTGCGCTGGCTCACCAAGGTCGGCTGA
- a CDS encoding AMP-binding enzyme: MIIRGGENVYSAEVEAAIHQHPGIADCAVIGIPHAVLGEEVAAVVRCVPGSTLDEGGLQEFLTERIAKFKIPSHVVIRHEDLPRNAPGKLLKRDIKADLGMPGNG, from the coding sequence ATGATCATCCGAGGCGGCGAGAACGTGTACTCCGCCGAGGTCGAGGCGGCCATCCACCAGCACCCCGGGATCGCCGACTGCGCGGTCATCGGGATCCCGCACGCGGTGCTCGGCGAGGAGGTCGCAGCGGTCGTCCGGTGCGTCCCGGGGTCGACCCTCGACGAGGGCGGCCTGCAGGAGTTCCTCACCGAGCGGATCGCGAAGTTCAAGATCCCCTCCCACGTCGTCATCCGTCACGAGGACCTGCCGCGCAACGCCCCAGGCAAGCTCCTCAAGCGCGACATCAAGGCCGACCTCGGCATGCCCGGGAACGGCTGA
- a CDS encoding AMP-binding protein, which translates to MIEASRVHGDADMLVYGDERLSYAEHFRRVAGLARGLVDTYGIAPGDRVAIAMRNYPEWSIAFFAAACAGAVVVPLNAWWAAGELEFGLRDSGSSVLLADEERFERLASRLPELDIPVLVARPSGAVPAGVRDMADVPAADALPDVEIGPEDGATIFYTSGTTGTPKGAFGTHRNICGNVMSVRYSAAREQLRQGASLAELLANPHPRERSSWPCRSSTPPAATPSSSGRSARVRLSSSCTGGIPGSPSSSSSASA; encoded by the coding sequence ATGATCGAGGCCTCGCGCGTCCACGGGGACGCCGACATGCTCGTGTACGGCGATGAGCGCCTGAGCTACGCCGAGCACTTCCGGCGCGTCGCCGGACTCGCGCGCGGACTCGTCGACACCTATGGGATCGCGCCGGGGGACCGGGTGGCGATCGCGATGCGGAACTATCCGGAATGGTCGATCGCCTTCTTCGCCGCGGCCTGCGCGGGCGCCGTGGTCGTCCCCCTCAACGCGTGGTGGGCCGCCGGCGAGCTCGAGTTCGGACTGCGCGACTCCGGATCGAGCGTCCTGCTCGCCGACGAGGAGCGTTTCGAGCGCCTCGCGAGCCGGCTGCCGGAGCTCGACATCCCGGTGCTCGTTGCTCGACCGTCCGGTGCCGTGCCGGCCGGAGTCCGGGACATGGCCGATGTCCCCGCCGCCGACGCGCTGCCGGACGTCGAGATCGGCCCCGAGGACGGCGCGACGATCTTCTACACCTCCGGCACCACCGGCACACCCAAGGGGGCGTTCGGCACGCATCGGAACATCTGCGGCAACGTCATGAGCGTGCGGTACTCCGCGGCCCGGGAGCAGCTGCGGCAGGGCGCCTCGCTCGCCGAGCTGCTGGCGAACCCGCACCCCCGGGAGCGATCCTCGTGGCCGTGCCGTTCTTCCACGCCACCGGCTGCCACGCCGTCCTCCTCGGGGCGATCAGCCAGGGTGCGGCTCTCGTCCTCATGCACAGGTGGGATCCCGGGGTCGCCCTCGAGCTCATCGAGCGCGAGCGCGTGA
- the rraA gene encoding ribonuclease E activity regulator RraA, with protein MTATADLYDERGDALDSVSLQFLDLGGRAAFSGPVRTVVCHRDNGLVKQILNSPGDGGVLVVDGGGSLESALMGDLIAAAAVENGWAGVIIRGAVRDRTALRELDLGIKALGSNPRKSAKDGAGEVDVPVVLGDVEVRPGAMLWADPDGILIER; from the coding sequence ATGACCGCGACAGCAGACCTCTACGACGAGCGCGGGGACGCGCTCGACTCCGTGTCCCTCCAGTTCCTCGACCTCGGCGGCCGCGCCGCCTTCAGCGGACCCGTCCGCACCGTGGTGTGCCACCGCGACAACGGCCTGGTCAAGCAGATCCTCAACTCCCCGGGGGACGGCGGTGTCCTCGTCGTCGACGGCGGCGGTTCGCTCGAATCGGCGCTCATGGGCGATCTCATCGCGGCGGCCGCGGTCGAGAACGGCTGGGCGGGTGTGATCATCCGCGGTGCGGTCCGGGATCGCACCGCGCTGCGCGAGCTCGACCTCGGCATCAAGGCACTCGGGTCCAACCCCCGGAAGTCCGCGAAAGACGGTGCGGGCGAGGTCGATGTGCCGGTCGTGCTCGGCGATGTCGAGGTGCGCCCCGGCGCGATGCTGTGGGCCGATCCGGACGGCATCCTGATCGAGCGCTGA
- a CDS encoding EAL domain-containing protein — protein MTADSVDATTAELERLIRSGLVDTHFAPVVDRFTGDPAGYTLQHLASGAEESTGTASARLRDDIRSSSLIGDFDASLRSIGLRAAEAAGLPTHTRLFLPTEPESLVTVEDRTDEPDRSVILQLHPERIAERPAAVLRSVRLARTLGWGIGMEGIGANLRSAAFLPLVNPSVVSLHPAVLDITDTAHLAELIRLLHAHTERTGAVIMATGVRGEADLERIEALGARFLTGPLYGRPTNTPVPVANPREDALADHVTRNLTVQGTPFTAARGLRRDPLVMDDALLTAQMQSLQRRALAAGGETAVVIGVFGEDADLIVPTRENFTVLRDSTGFTAMLSGGFEEVPIPGVRTGLVDASDPLRREYAIIVVGSDWSAMVTAARRSDLGPDGRIEYDVYVTTERYTCVDAARGVLTRIRPLG, from the coding sequence GTGACCGCCGACAGCGTCGACGCCACCACCGCCGAACTCGAACGTCTCATCCGCTCGGGCCTCGTCGACACCCATTTCGCCCCGGTCGTCGACCGCTTCACCGGTGATCCCGCCGGCTACACGCTCCAGCACCTCGCGAGCGGCGCGGAGGAGAGCACGGGCACCGCCTCGGCGCGGCTGCGGGACGACATCCGCAGCTCGAGTCTCATCGGCGACTTCGACGCCTCGCTGCGCTCCATCGGTCTGCGGGCCGCGGAGGCGGCCGGCCTGCCCACGCACACCCGGCTGTTCCTCCCGACCGAGCCGGAATCCCTTGTCACCGTCGAGGACCGGACGGACGAGCCCGACCGCTCGGTCATCCTCCAGCTCCATCCCGAGCGGATCGCCGAGCGCCCCGCAGCGGTGCTCCGCTCGGTGCGCCTGGCCCGGACGCTCGGCTGGGGCATCGGGATGGAGGGGATCGGCGCGAACCTCCGCAGCGCGGCGTTCCTCCCCCTCGTCAACCCCTCTGTCGTGAGCCTCCATCCCGCTGTCCTCGACATCACCGACACCGCGCACCTCGCGGAGCTCATCCGCCTGCTCCACGCCCACACCGAGCGCACCGGTGCCGTGATCATGGCGACCGGGGTGCGCGGCGAGGCCGACCTCGAGCGCATCGAGGCGCTCGGCGCGCGGTTCCTCACCGGTCCGCTCTACGGGCGGCCGACGAACACCCCGGTTCCCGTCGCGAATCCGCGCGAGGACGCCCTGGCCGACCACGTCACCCGCAATCTCACGGTGCAGGGGACGCCGTTCACCGCCGCGCGCGGTCTGCGCCGCGACCCGCTCGTCATGGACGATGCTCTCCTCACGGCCCAGATGCAGTCGCTCCAGCGGCGCGCGCTGGCCGCCGGGGGTGAGACCGCGGTCGTCATCGGCGTGTTCGGCGAGGACGCGGACCTCATCGTGCCCACCCGGGAGAACTTCACCGTGCTCCGCGACAGCACCGGCTTCACCGCGATGCTCTCCGGCGGGTTCGAGGAGGTCCCGATCCCCGGCGTGCGGACCGGGCTCGTCGACGCCTCCGACCCGCTGCGCCGGGAGTACGCGATCATCGTCGTCGGGTCCGACTGGTCGGCGATGGTCACCGCCGCCCGGCGCTCCGACCTCGGTCCCGACGGCAGGATCGAGTACGACGTCTACGTCACCACCGAGCGCTACACGTGCGTCGACGCGGCGCGCGGCGTCCTCACCCGGATCCGTCCTCTCGGCTAG
- a CDS encoding beta-phosphoglucomutase family hydrolase has protein sequence MHTSTAPDYEAPFAATPPWSAVVFDMDGVVTDTASLHAVAWKQLFDAVLADESLPGDIDRTPFDVVTDYRAHVDGRPREDGVRTFLNARGVVIPEGEESDDPAQVTVHGLAKRKNDCFNAILAEDGVRVFDGTVRLIKRLREGGMPTALVTASRNAPLLLENAQITDLFDVIVDGQVAKDLGLPGKPDPATFLEAAQRLGVDAEDTAVLEDAVAGVQAARAGGFGLVVGIARDHNRRELEAAGAHVVVNDVTELDLGDVRDDPWELSFEGIEPEHEGRREALTTLANGYMSVRGAAPESQADGVHYPGTYMAGIFNRLVSTVNDREIEHESMVNLPRWALCDIRVADGEWWSEGGLEVVEENRTLSFQTGVLTRTAVLVDPEGRRLRVKQQRLVSMAHQHIGAMLTEITPVNHSGLIAIRTGVDTAVLNDNVAEYDQLAKRHLVNRYNSVAQDGTLICEVETTQSHLRIAMAQRTTITQEPTHAVTAHVPEVSHAYSVTTVEDTHAIYREFAVPVESGYAVSVDTTTAAVNSRDSAITSVRGGAVHQLDWLPAIGFHNLLPAHTAAVQRLWERFDVEVDADDQTQLIIHLHTFHLLQCLSPHTAFLDVGTPARGLHGEGYRGHIFWDELFILPLLNLRLPEISKSLLLYRWRRLDAARHHAREAGLAGALFPWQSGSDGREETPIELYNPRSKRWMPDNSRRQFHVGLAIAYNAWQHYRATADTGWLAAQGGELLIEVVRLFASMSSYDATDDRFHISGVMGPDEFHDGYPGRSGEGLVDNAYTNVMTAWLCRHAVEIFRVLSSHEAEDLIFRLGIQPSEITHWGRLAARLAVPFNSDGVISQFDGYDDLKELDWDAYRKKYGNIGRMDLIMESEGDSSNNYKLSKQADVTMLFFLLGPEGVIKELRRMGYEFTHEQVVATIDYYVARSTNGSSLSNVVNAGVLASIGREEAWDAWMQSAVVDINDTQWGTTQEGIHLGAMAGTVDVIVRAYAGVLIRFDRIEFYPRLPASMGSVRFRVLFQGQVIDVRVYHDEIVLMSRSHETSRVKVQVFDEQRFLDGGATLHFTLDS, from the coding sequence ATGCACACGAGCACCGCACCCGACTACGAGGCCCCTTTCGCGGCGACCCCGCCGTGGTCCGCCGTCGTCTTCGACATGGACGGAGTCGTCACCGACACCGCCTCGCTCCACGCGGTCGCCTGGAAGCAGCTGTTCGACGCGGTGCTCGCCGACGAATCGCTCCCCGGCGACATTGATCGCACGCCCTTCGACGTCGTCACCGACTACCGCGCGCACGTCGACGGGCGCCCGCGCGAGGACGGGGTCCGCACGTTCCTCAACGCCCGCGGAGTCGTGATCCCGGAGGGCGAGGAGTCCGACGACCCCGCGCAGGTCACGGTCCACGGCCTCGCCAAGCGCAAGAACGACTGCTTCAACGCGATCCTCGCCGAGGACGGGGTGCGGGTGTTCGACGGCACCGTGCGCCTCATCAAGCGGCTGCGCGAGGGCGGCATGCCCACCGCGCTCGTCACCGCCAGCCGGAACGCCCCGCTCCTCCTCGAGAACGCGCAGATCACGGACCTGTTCGACGTCATCGTCGACGGACAGGTCGCCAAGGACCTCGGACTGCCGGGCAAGCCGGATCCGGCCACCTTCCTCGAGGCGGCGCAGCGGCTCGGGGTCGATGCGGAGGACACCGCCGTGCTCGAGGACGCGGTCGCCGGGGTGCAGGCGGCCCGGGCCGGCGGGTTCGGACTCGTCGTCGGGATCGCCCGCGACCACAACCGGCGCGAGCTCGAGGCCGCCGGGGCCCATGTCGTCGTCAACGACGTCACCGAGCTCGACCTCGGCGACGTGCGCGACGATCCCTGGGAGCTCTCGTTCGAGGGCATCGAACCCGAGCACGAGGGCCGCCGGGAGGCGCTCACCACGCTGGCCAACGGGTACATGTCGGTGCGCGGGGCCGCTCCCGAATCGCAGGCCGACGGCGTGCACTATCCCGGCACCTACATGGCGGGGATCTTCAACCGCCTCGTCAGCACCGTCAACGACCGCGAGATCGAGCACGAGTCGATGGTCAACCTGCCGCGCTGGGCCCTGTGCGACATCCGCGTCGCCGACGGCGAGTGGTGGTCGGAGGGCGGACTCGAGGTCGTCGAGGAGAACCGCACCCTGTCCTTCCAGACCGGGGTCCTCACCCGCACCGCGGTCCTCGTCGACCCCGAGGGCCGCCGACTGCGGGTCAAGCAGCAGCGCCTCGTCTCCATGGCCCACCAGCACATCGGCGCGATGCTCACCGAGATCACCCCGGTCAACCACTCGGGCCTGATCGCCATCCGGACCGGGGTGGACACCGCGGTCCTCAACGACAACGTCGCTGAGTACGACCAGCTCGCCAAGCGCCACCTCGTCAACCGCTACAACTCGGTGGCCCAGGACGGGACCCTCATCTGCGAGGTCGAGACGACGCAGAGCCATCTGCGGATCGCGATGGCCCAGCGCACGACGATCACCCAGGAGCCCACGCACGCGGTCACCGCGCACGTGCCCGAGGTGTCGCACGCCTACTCGGTGACCACGGTCGAGGACACCCACGCCATCTACCGGGAGTTCGCGGTGCCGGTGGAGAGCGGCTACGCGGTGAGCGTCGACACGACGACCGCGGCGGTGAACTCCCGCGACTCCGCGATCACCTCGGTGCGCGGGGGAGCGGTGCACCAGCTCGACTGGCTGCCCGCCATCGGGTTCCACAACCTCCTGCCCGCCCACACCGCGGCGGTCCAGCGCCTGTGGGAGCGCTTCGACGTCGAGGTCGACGCCGACGACCAGACGCAGCTCATCATCCACCTCCACACCTTCCACCTGCTCCAGTGCCTGTCGCCGCACACCGCCTTCCTCGACGTCGGCACCCCCGCGCGGGGGCTCCATGGCGAGGGGTACCGCGGTCACATCTTCTGGGACGAACTCTTCATCCTCCCGCTCCTCAACCTCCGCCTGCCGGAGATCTCGAAGTCGCTCCTCCTCTACCGCTGGCGGCGCCTCGACGCGGCTCGCCACCATGCCCGGGAGGCCGGGCTCGCCGGGGCGCTCTTCCCCTGGCAGTCGGGCTCGGACGGTCGTGAGGAGACTCCGATCGAGCTCTACAACCCCCGGTCGAAGCGGTGGATGCCGGACAACTCCCGGCGCCAGTTCCACGTCGGGCTGGCGATCGCGTACAACGCCTGGCAGCACTACCGCGCCACCGCGGACACCGGATGGCTCGCCGCGCAGGGCGGCGAGCTGCTCATCGAGGTCGTGCGGCTGTTCGCCTCGATGTCGAGCTACGACGCGACCGACGACCGGTTCCACATCTCCGGCGTCATGGGTCCCGACGAGTTCCACGACGGGTACCCCGGTCGGTCCGGCGAGGGGCTCGTCGACAACGCGTACACGAACGTCATGACCGCCTGGCTGTGCCGCCACGCCGTCGAGATCTTCCGGGTGCTGTCCTCGCACGAGGCGGAGGACCTGATCTTCCGGCTCGGCATCCAGCCCTCCGAGATCACGCACTGGGGACGGCTCGCGGCCCGCCTCGCGGTGCCGTTCAACTCCGACGGGGTCATCAGCCAGTTCGACGGCTACGACGACCTCAAGGAGCTCGACTGGGACGCCTACCGCAAGAAGTACGGCAACATCGGCCGGATGGACCTCATCATGGAGTCCGAGGGCGACAGCTCGAACAACTACAAGCTGTCCAAGCAGGCCGATGTCACCATGCTCTTCTTCCTCCTCGGACCCGAGGGGGTCATCAAGGAGCTGCGGCGGATGGGCTACGAGTTCACGCACGAGCAGGTCGTCGCGACGATCGACTACTACGTCGCCCGGTCGACGAACGGATCGAGCCTGTCCAACGTCGTCAACGCCGGAGTCCTCGCCTCGATCGGACGGGAGGAGGCCTGGGACGCGTGGATGCAGTCCGCGGTCGTCGACATCAACGACACCCAGTGGGGAACCACCCAGGAGGGCATCCACCTCGGGGCGATGGCCGGGACCGTCGACGTCATCGTCCGCGCCTACGCCGGGGTCCTCATCCGCTTCGATCGGATCGAGTTCTACCCCCGGCTGCCGGCGAGCATGGGATCGGTGCGGTTCCGCGTCCTGTTCCAGGGACAGGTCATCGATGTCCGCGTCTACCACGACGAGATCGTGCTCATGTCGCGCTCCCACGAGACCTCCCGCGTCAAGGTCCAGGTGTTCGACGAGCAGCGGTTCCTCGACGGCGGGGCGACGCTCCATTTCACCCTCGACTCCTGA
- a CDS encoding MFS transporter — translation MSSEREPGMTDVQRTVLAITLVPLFMSLLSVSIVNVVLPSIEEGLGAGPSGLQWVLTGYTLAFGVVLVAAGRAGDLFGRAPMFIVGVALFGLASLVAGFAPNTFVLNVARVVMGLGSGFLNPQTVGLIQQYFQGAQRGRAFGMFGAVVGISVAIGPVLGGALVALLGADWGWRASFLINVPFAVVSILYAIRSLPRSAWRALPEEGAAATAEVPGEQSALRPRPGLRGVDLDPIGMVLLALGTLAVMFPFLQLDAGAWVWSVLGLGVLLIIAWVRWEAAYRRRGRAPMVDLALFSTRSFANGSLLIALYFMGMTSVWVVSAIYLQSGLGRSALEAGIVGLPAAILSALSSAVAGRYVFRFGRPIVLGGILVLLLGLVTSVGAVLLHERAGTSIWWLLLTLSFVGLGQGATISPNQTLTLADVPLRYAGSAGGVLQTGQRIGTAIGIALITAVFFAIRAEAGWTPAFVGALCVISGIVVLSGAVGVVDWLQGRRPTRDPGA, via the coding sequence ATGAGCAGCGAGCGGGAACCGGGGATGACGGACGTCCAGCGCACCGTCCTCGCGATCACCCTCGTCCCGCTCTTCATGTCCCTGCTGAGCGTGTCGATCGTCAACGTCGTCCTCCCTTCGATCGAGGAGGGCCTCGGTGCGGGTCCGTCGGGCCTCCAATGGGTGCTCACCGGCTACACCCTCGCCTTCGGCGTCGTGCTCGTGGCGGCGGGACGCGCCGGTGACCTGTTCGGGCGGGCTCCGATGTTCATCGTCGGGGTGGCTCTGTTCGGGCTGGCCTCGCTCGTCGCCGGATTCGCACCGAACACGTTCGTCCTCAACGTCGCCCGCGTCGTCATGGGTCTCGGCTCCGGATTCCTCAACCCGCAGACCGTCGGCCTCATCCAGCAGTATTTCCAGGGCGCGCAGCGCGGTCGGGCGTTCGGGATGTTCGGCGCCGTCGTCGGGATCTCCGTGGCGATCGGGCCGGTGCTCGGGGGAGCGCTCGTCGCGCTGCTCGGAGCGGACTGGGGCTGGCGGGCCTCGTTCCTCATCAACGTCCCCTTCGCGGTCGTCTCGATCCTCTACGCGATCCGCTCCCTGCCCCGCTCCGCGTGGCGCGCGCTCCCCGAGGAGGGGGCAGCCGCCACCGCCGAGGTGCCCGGGGAGCAGTCCGCGTTGCGTCCCCGCCCGGGGCTCCGCGGCGTCGACCTCGACCCCATCGGGATGGTCCTCCTCGCGCTCGGCACCCTCGCCGTGATGTTCCCGTTCCTCCAGCTCGACGCCGGGGCGTGGGTGTGGTCGGTGCTCGGTCTCGGGGTCCTCCTCATCATCGCGTGGGTGCGCTGGGAGGCCGCCTACCGCCGGCGCGGGAGGGCCCCGATGGTCGACCTCGCGCTGTTCTCCACCCGCTCGTTCGCCAACGGCTCACTCCTCATCGCGCTCTACTTCATGGGCATGACGAGCGTCTGGGTGGTGAGCGCGATCTACCTCCAGAGCGGACTCGGCCGCTCCGCCCTCGAAGCCGGCATCGTCGGACTCCCGGCGGCGATCCTCTCCGCGCTCTCCTCCGCCGTCGCCGGCCGCTACGTGTTCCGCTTCGGCCGTCCGATCGTGCTCGGCGGGATCCTCGTCCTGCTCCTCGGGCTCGTGACGAGCGTCGGTGCCGTGCTCCTCCACGAGCGCGCCGGGACGAGCATCTGGTGGCTGCTGCTCACCCTGTCCTTCGTCGGACTCGGCCAGGGCGCGACGATCAGTCCCAACCAGACGCTCACGCTCGCCGACGTCCCGCTGCGCTACGCCGGGTCGGCCGGCGGGGTGCTGCAGACCGGGCAGCGGATCGGCACCGCGATCGGGATCGCGCTCATCACCGCGGTGTTCTTCGCCATCCGGGCCGAGGCCGGCTGGACGCCGGCGTTCGTCGGCGCACTCTGCGTCATCAGCGGCATCGTCGTGCTGTCCGGGGCGGTCGGCGTCGTCGACTGGCTCCAGGGCCGGCGGCCGACCCGTGACCCGGGCGCGTAA
- the gluQRS gene encoding tRNA glutamyl-Q(34) synthetase GluQRS → MPVPRSTPPEAASRGAGRYAPSPSGDLHLGNIRTGVLAHLCARSTGRPFRWRVEDLDRVQEGAAERQRADLESLGVRIDPPVLVQSARTDRFAAHISALAAAGLTYECYCPRREIQAAPSAPHTPPGAYPGTCRDLDPSTREAARARLRENGREPAIRLRTEHEEVEVADDLLGPVRGVVDDFVLRRGDGVVAYNLAVVVDDGESGIDQVVRADDLASSAPRQAHLAGLLGFAVPRYVHVPLVLSPTGARLAKRDGAVTLRELTALGFDVWAWLGESCGFGPWDGMERALAEFDLARLDRRPVTFTPPEA, encoded by the coding sequence ATGCCCGTCCCCCGCAGCACCCCGCCCGAGGCCGCGTCGCGCGGCGCCGGCCGCTACGCCCCGAGCCCGAGCGGCGACCTCCACCTCGGCAACATCCGCACCGGGGTCCTCGCCCACCTGTGTGCCCGCTCCACCGGTCGGCCCTTCCGCTGGCGCGTCGAGGATCTCGACCGGGTGCAGGAGGGCGCTGCGGAGCGGCAGCGGGCGGACCTCGAGAGCCTCGGGGTCCGGATCGATCCGCCGGTGCTCGTCCAGTCCGCGCGCACCGATCGCTTCGCCGCGCACATCTCGGCACTCGCCGCGGCCGGGCTCACCTACGAGTGCTACTGCCCCCGCCGCGAGATCCAGGCCGCCCCCTCGGCTCCGCACACTCCCCCCGGCGCCTATCCGGGCACCTGCCGCGACCTCGATCCGAGCACTCGCGAGGCCGCTCGCGCCCGCCTGCGGGAGAACGGACGGGAGCCCGCGATCCGGCTCCGCACCGAGCACGAGGAGGTCGAGGTGGCCGACGATCTGCTCGGGCCCGTCCGCGGCGTCGTCGACGACTTCGTGCTCCGCCGCGGGGACGGGGTCGTCGCCTACAACCTCGCGGTCGTCGTCGACGACGGGGAGAGCGGGATCGACCAGGTCGTGCGCGCCGACGACCTCGCGAGCTCCGCGCCGCGGCAGGCCCACCTCGCCGGGCTCCTCGGCTTCGCGGTGCCGCGCTACGTCCACGTGCCCCTCGTCCTCTCCCCCACCGGCGCCCGGCTCGCCAAGCGCGACGGCGCGGTCACGCTCCGGGAGCTCACCGCACTCGGCTTCGACGTGTGGGCGTGGCTCGGGGAGTCCTGCGGATTCGGGCCGTGGGACGGGATGGAGCGTGCGCTCGCCGAGTTCGACCTCGCCCGACTCGACCGCCGCCCCGTGACCTTCACCCCGCCGGAGGCCTGA
- a CDS encoding flavin reductase family protein, which yields MTPVPPEQTDPGRTVPGGTVSGGSADTRTGLPAGRPDMRTFDAADVEATRRLMYGLVVPRPIAWVTTVDAAGTVNLAPFSFFTVVSTRPAMMGLAITPDHTSEVHKDTWRNLDTGGELVIHSVSEANAAAMHASSRPLPRERSEVRELGLATAPSDLVAPPRLVDADSALECRVETRLRPGQEEFFVVRVLRAHVSGALSDEVGHIDIAALDPVARVGRHYAHLAEQYRLG from the coding sequence ATGACTCCCGTGCCGCCTGAGCAGACCGACCCCGGCAGGACCGTCCCCGGCGGGACCGTCTCCGGCGGGTCCGCGGACACCCGGACAGGGCTCCCGGCGGGCCGGCCGGACATGCGGACCTTCGACGCGGCCGACGTCGAGGCGACCCGGCGCCTGATGTACGGGCTCGTCGTCCCGCGTCCCATCGCCTGGGTGACGACCGTCGATGCCGCCGGTACGGTCAACCTCGCGCCCTTCAGCTTCTTCACCGTGGTGTCGACCCGACCGGCGATGATGGGACTGGCGATCACCCCGGACCATACGTCCGAGGTCCACAAGGACACGTGGCGCAATCTCGACACCGGTGGCGAGCTCGTCATCCACTCGGTGTCGGAGGCGAACGCCGCAGCCATGCACGCGAGCTCGCGGCCGCTGCCGCGGGAGCGGAGCGAGGTCCGCGAGCTCGGGCTCGCCACCGCCCCGAGCGATCTCGTCGCCCCGCCGCGCCTCGTCGACGCCGATTCGGCCCTCGAGTGCCGGGTGGAGACCCGGCTGCGGCCGGGCCAGGAGGAGTTCTTCGTCGTCCGCGTGCTGCGTGCCCACGTCTCCGGTGCGCTGAGCGACGAGGTCGGCCACATCGACATCGCGGCCCTCGATCCGGTGGCCCGGGTCGGACGCCACTACGCGCACCTCGCGGAGCAATACCGCCTCGGCTGA